TCGCACTGTGGTAGCCAAAAGAGATTGAAATGTCTTTATGAGTCTTCCTGACCCCTAGAATGATGAACTGTCATGGCGAAGACACCAGCTGatcccttaaaaaaaaatcaagagttATTTCTTCTAATAGTATTTTTcgtcatttttttgtttttaacatacgatattatctacactaaaagggaGGGGTGGGTTTAGCTTCACAATGGAtcataatgtggttcaaacttgcatttggcgagaatcgaaccttagacctttcacttacaggggaagagaaataccactaggtcgtagtattaagtgacatTATTTTTCGTCACTTGTATAAgaaatttttgagtttgaaTATGGTAAATAACAAGTTCGTATCTAATTTAACACCAATTtacttaatttaaaatatatcgttgttttataaaattactaagaaaagagataaattaaaattatataaaaattaaggggaaaattgattaaaataaacttttaagGGGCCAAATCGCCAATGGGTTACAAGCAAGGaggaaaaaatcgataatatcggcgaaatatcgccgatattatcgtttttttgaagttccgaaatttttttaactatccaacctattttcgttaaaatatcacgatattatcgatattatcgataatatcgcgatattttcgaaattatcgataatatcgcgatattttattaaaaaaatacttaaatataTTGAGAAAACTCAACACATAGTTAACTTGATCATGGCCCAAAGGCCAAACAAGTTTTGGTTATCTCACCAGAGGAGTGTGAGTTTTATAGGAAAAATTCATTGCTCACTTCCttgcatgggcgatgtgggactcgccCAATGGgggaaaaaatcaaaatttcggccgaaattttacacccactttaaacggccataactttgtcaaaactcaacgaaatcaagcaagacaaaaacgaaagttgtagccctcgaagagatgAAGAGAAGGGTACCTCACACGATGTCTGAATCgtagtggtttggccggaaaatgcctcgaataTCACTGAGGTCGCTGaggtcgtcggaaactgggtaagattcaaatgagtataactttttcaatacgcaacgaaattgagtgaaacaaaaaaaaaagttgtagccctcgaagagacgaagagaatggtacctcacacgatgtCTGAATCgtagtggtttggccggaaaattcctcgaaagtcactgaggtcgctgaggtcgtcggaaactgggtaagattcaaatgagtataactttttcaatacgcaacgaaattgagtgaaacaaaaaggaaagttgtagccctcgaagagacgaagagaatggtacctcacacgacgtctgactcgttgtggtttggccggaaattgcctcgaaatctactgaggtcgccggaaactgggtaagattcaaatgagtataactttttcaatacgcaacgaaattgagtgaaacaaaaaggaaagttgtagccctcgaagagacgaagagattgataccttgcacgtcagccaaaattcaattgacacactcctagcttccaaaattcaatacttttactttatatcaagttgaaaaaacataatcggcatccaaattaaagtttaatcttattcaatgtattgattttcaatcgttaattgatatactataatttggaacttcaacgcctagacgcatgcttatgtgtaagaaatttaaattgtcaaattcggcacattattcttcatcattttattcacttccctttttttttttttaatatcctaaataaaacctccaaatattgtactaattaattatatataaatgattatggtgtgtttaaacttctttcattaattactacatattttctacactcacaatgtttgccagctcgctatataatcaacttaaatcagttaaatccatcatgcaatgcatttccttccaattttttgtgataaactaatagataattgactaaataaacatcctacaaagtttcattaaaaatttccaagtttttcttacaatttccgtggtttccatgtaatttttatcgatatcgatattatcccgatatttccatcgatatttccgtgttttcggactaccgatatttccgatattaccgatattttcttccttggttacaAGTGGGGGGCATATCGCAGAATATCCTTTGTACATTTTTGGTCGAGTTCGCTGAAAATCATTGGTGTCGGTCAaagaaatattttgttttctccAGCGCGTGAGCTAGCACCTGCCGCTACCACTCCCGCAATACTCAGCCGCTCAACCGGAGAAATCGCCCTGACCGGCGGAGGGGTAAGTCTGAGTTGCAGAAACCTGATTCGCGCGCAGGGACGGCGGAAGAAAGAGGCTCAGGTTGATTTCCGCGCGCAGATTTTGGCCGGCATATCAACTCACCGCTCCCAGGTTGCTTATATCTGAACTGCGAACAATTCATAGATCAAATTTTATTGTCAAAGTAACAGCAGAAGTCCAGATgatttttgttataaataaagaagaaaacttTGGTATTTCTGTAGACTGTTGGGTGAAATTAAAGGTTGCCCGTTTTCTGATTTACTGAAAAACTAGTAGGGTTAAATGCCATTGAAGAATTGTGAAATAAACTAGCTAACTTTGTTGTTGAATTGTTTAATTTGTGGTTGATGCACAtggattttgtagtttatgCACCGGAGCATGGTAGAATTTCGTGATGCATAACATTGAGGTGTCATATATTTCTAACAGGATTTTTTTGGCAGACTATTAAAGTGAGAAATACTGATTCCTGCGTATTCGGTTCAGAGTTGAAGAATGGTGGGTACATTCATGATCCTCCCTAACTCTTTCGTTTTGTTACATTGTAATTGTTGGCACATGTCGATGAGTACATTAAGATAACGAAGGAATGAATAAATCCTGCAAACAGAATCATTAAATTGCAAGGAAATTGTGCTTAAAGAAACTCAGGGGTTTGTTTTTTGATCATCTAATCGAAACTCAAATGGTTATTCATATTGATTAATACAaggttggaacttggaagagTGACTCCTCCGGTTATAGGAAGCAAATGTAGGCAACTTAGATGCACTGTCCTCCCTTAAGTAATCTCATGTGTAAAGCCATGTTATCGGGTGCTGGTTGCACAAGTGAACTTCTTGTAACTGCTTTGGGGGCATATTGAAGCTTTCCTTTCATAAAAGACCAAATTGAGAGCAAAATATGAGGTTTTAGAACATAATTCGGAAGAAGACTACCAAAAATGTAGGTGTCCATATCTGAAGCCTTTGAGTTTGAGATATGGATTTGATGCTAAGTTGCGTTTTGGTCATATTTGTGCATGGAGATTCAACCTATTTAttgtgatttgtttgatcagagTGCgtctagtaaaaaaaaaaggtcgtacccagtgcacaaggctcccgctttacgcagggtctgggagaggtgaatgtcggctagccttacccccatttatggagaggttgctcccaagtctcgaacccgagacctaccgctcatggacaaaggcacttgccatcgcaccaagtgcgtctagtacttgaaaaaaaaagggattgaATTTGTGTGGCCTGTATTTTAGGTCACTGTAGGTCTTGTTCTTCGACTTGATATGTTTTTCGTTTTAGCCGTTGCATATTTAAGAAATTTGTACGGAATACAAGACTAAGAAAAGATTAGTGGTTTCAATGTCTCTTTTATCATTAACGGAAAGGAAATAAATGTATGTCTGATTTGTTTATGTGTATGTTTTCTAGGCCATGTATATCCGTGTTAAGCGTAGTAAGACAACTTACTTTATCCAGTGTGAACCAACTGAGACAAGTTTAGATATTAAGCAGAAATTGCATGATCTTACTGATCAACCGGTCAATGATCAGCGCGTGATCTTAGTCAGTACCGGGGAAGTATTGGAGGATTCAAAGACGTTGGCAGATCAGAAGGTATGAAACATAAGTTGCAGTTTCCTCCCTCCTACTTGAACTTAAGAGATTCAATACTACGATTAAATTTCATCACATTGACATTCTAAATACTTATCCATTGAGCTCCAAATGCATTGATGTCTTCATTGATGTTTTTATGTCCTTTCAGGTTGAAAATGATGCCGTTGTTGCATTGGCCTTCAGAAAAGGCAAGTCTCTCATCCTTTTGTTCTTTCAATCCTCACCTTAAGTTAACTCCAAGCTTATATTTGGCATGTCTACTTTGTTCTCGGGGTTGTTAGTGGTTGATATGGGTTGAAAACTGAACGCCTGTTTGTCGAGCCACATTCATGGATGAAAATACACTGCATCCCTATTAAATGGTAGCCGATGTAGGTGATGTAGAAGAGATGGAAAGCTTATTGAATTACATTGGCATGAAATCTTGAAACCCCGAGGAAAAAGGCACAAAATAGGGCAGAATATGCATTCCCGTCGTGAATTGGATTGTGAAATATTTCAGACACTGTTTGAGGACCATTTTGATTTAGTCATGTTTTTTAAGACCAGATTGTGTATTGTTCTttatcttatgtttgctttggACTTGATGGCCTCCAGATGACAATGAGTTTGAAGAGGTCAACATTGTACGACCAGACGACTTCTATCAGTCTCGTGATGCAGATGCAGGCAATTGGTGAAGTCGGAAACATTGCTCCGGCGGTAGTCTAAATCTGAGATTGTTTCCTTCTCGTGCTCGGATTTTTAGGAcaataattgttatttttagcAAACAGTTGTGTTAAAGTCTGTAGATGAAATAATTCATTCATGAAATTGACAGCATTAGTAGTATTTGTATGAAATAAACAAAAGATAGTGGTGCtaaaaaaatgattagacaTTGTTGGTCCTACTTTATATGATGGAAAACTTGGATAAATATAAAAGGGTTAAAATCGCAAATAGTTCTTGTGATATTGGAGTCGTAACTTTGGTCCATTACGTTATGAATCGATTAATGTCGTTCGCCACGTTATCGCTCGGTCCTCCATCAGAAACTCTGTGGGTAAAGTGTCTCCTATCAACTGTGCACAcaagaatttttttaattttatatttttggaaaaaaatagACTAGTTGGTGGCTTGGTCATGGCAATGTATCATTATGGGGGCAGGGAGAACTCACAGAGTCATTCCAGTCTCTCTTGGCCACTATCATATATTCATCAGcgttaaaaatcaaatccaagacGTGTGATGTGAAAGACGGGCATAAAATTTGTCCCAAAGCTACGTAATTCTCATTTTCGGTTGGCGTCGTTGAGTTGTATTGAGCTTGGCCCTTGTACTCCCATTGGGCCTCAAAAATGAAGGATTTTCGACCCAAAACGGCGTGCCGTTTCTCTGGAAATTTGCCTCCttatcccaaaccaaaacccacTCAGTGGAAAGGGCGAGACTCTCCGGTCTCCGCACCTCAGCGGAAAAGCCATGTCCCTCCTTCCCTCCACCTCCAAGCTTTGCTGAAATTGAAGCACAAAGAAGTGCAGGGGACGTCAAGAACAAGTACGAGGGCATATGGAGGCTGTCCAAGCTCGGCGTCTCCGTCGACAAGGACCCCGGGAAGGACTTTCTCGGCGTCTCCGATGGCTTGCTCGAACAGATTGCCAGAGTGCTCGAATTTCCCTGTAATTTCATCCGGCAGCAGTTGTGTTCTGTGTCAAGCATTTTTGTTCAagttttcacatttttcttgTACGTCACTTGTTTTTCGTTTCAGGTTCCTTCGATGCTGCCGACGGAGGCCTTGACGGTGGTTCTGAAATCTTTTGATGCAAGGAAGgtatgttattttgttttgagttttggTTTAGGGTAGAAAGTTAGAGTCTTGGAAAAACGGCGATTCGCGTCGCGTCTGTGAATTCGTTTCAAATGGTAAAGGAAGAGTTATgctgattttgattttgttgcccAGCAAGTAATGTGCTGAAAGAACCGAAATTCGTATACATTGTGGAAATGGATGTCGACAAACTTCTGAGTCTGGACCCTCGCACTTGGGGACTTCATTCCGAGTTGGAGCCGAAAGTCGGGCTGGTAGAACACATGCCTGAAGCGAGAAAATCTGGAGATTCGATCAGTATAATATATATGACTTATAAAAAGTACATCAAGGTACAGTTTCTAGTGGTGGTGGACATAACACGAAAAATGGATCCGGAAGGACATACACGTAAGCACCCCACGGCTACAGAACCAAAAATTGCAGTGGTGGGTAGCGGATCATCAGGGTTGTTTGCCGCCCTTGTTCTTGCGGAATTTGGTGCAAAAGGAGAAATAAGTATACAGCATTTTTATTTTCCTACAAACCCTAATGTTTAATCTTATTCgttgctttcattttgttgattTATTCTGATGGTAAAAAATAAAGTGTTGTGTTAAAAATCAACTCCGTTTTTGTAATACTACCAAGAAAAATGTTAAGAAGACATTTTTAAAAGTGGGACTCGTCATTGACTCTTCGCCGTCTCAGTATTTggaacaatattttataatgttggcacgaAAATTAACATTAAAATATGAGGTGTACAGTTCATGGAAATTGGCGTTAGTATTTCTCTACTACCAAGTGTGCAAGTGGATTAAAGCATTTAACATGCTAAACAAAATTCCACCCTAAGTTTTAAAAATTCCTCGGATCCTCCCTAAGTATACTACAATTGCTCGAGTGGATTACTTACAGCATGTGAACGTCTCGAGTGGATTACTTACAGCATGTGAACGTCACGTCTACTACAATTGCTCGAGTGGATTACTTACAGTATGTGAACGTATACTAAAATTGCTTAAGTAGATTAATTAGAGCATTAAACATGCTCAACCAAACTCCAATTATTTTACGCATATGGTCTGTCAGTGTCTatatatatgaacaacatgatagatgATGATACTCAAATCTAAAGTTTTATCAAAAGACTAGTGCTTACTACTTACTGCTGGTATATTCTAATTCCGGCCGTCCGACGTTACGCGATTATGGCTACCCCCTCCGGGCACCTCCTCCTTAAGCTGCTTGTTTGCACGGTGCTGGTGCTTATGGTGGCGGCTCTTGCGCCCAAGGCTGAAGAGGGAACCCTCGTTTGTGATATTATTCAGGTGCAGGAAACCATGTGGGCATGCAGACCATACATCTTTAAACGTGGGGAGTTGACTAAAGCTTGCTGCAATGGGGTCAAGACCGTCTACAGAAATGTTAAGACCGCCGTTGACCGCCAGGCGGCCTGCGAGTGCATCATAGATTTAGCCCCGTTTAATCGTACTAGTGAAACCCGGATTGCTGGCCTTCCTACCAAGTGTGGGATTCCCAACAATAACTGCACAATATGACAGGATCCCATCCGTTACAATATCTAATAGCCCAGAGCTAAGGCCAAAGTATTGTTATTTCTTTGTCATTTCCATTTACCTGCTGACTGctgttatgtttatattgttCTAGAAGGATTCCTAGGCTCCTATCCGAACCTTAAGTTCGTTGTACTAAATGCAAGGGCTCGGGATCCTGTATTAAGCTAGTAATGTGATGTGAGAAAGGCATGAATATTGAAGTAACTTTATATATGTATCTTTCTGTTATTTTCCTTATACGGTTTCTGTCCTATCAACTTGATATCAGGAGCCTCTCGACCCTATGAGCAAAAAGGGTCAGGTCGCCGCTGCCGCCAGCCGTTTCTGGCCAACCACCGATCGTCTCTCATCAACGCTTGCAATGACTCTTCGATCCAACTTCAACGACAGTCACGGAATTAAGCCAAGTGgagttttgtttcttgttttttctttttctttcaaaccCTAAGTATATATTCCTCGGATCCTCATTGTTCCGGTGGATTAATTAGATCATGCACAGTTGCTTAAGTGGATTAATTAGAGCATTAAACAAGCTCAACCAATCTCCACCAATCATCTTATAAATgcctttttttttggggggggcgGTTTCTCTATTGTTCCATGTAAACAGCGTTTCTACGTACAGTTTCATAAAAAAAGTAtaggggtttttgaactttaatccttgaagaagattaaaattcaataaaaacctGGTATTAAATtggatattgattttagtcctcTAATAAGtacttaattcaaatttatattatatttttgttttaatatttaatagatatcttatttaatgtcattacattataattataattatttattattatacacattttaattcattatatttattttacttcCTCTAATTAGTATACCTAAACGTCcgtattataatatattttactaaattagtgtaccgaaatgtccgtacctaaatatattgtagtgaATTAATAGCACATTAggaaatatgcaaaaacataagtgttCCGAAAAATTTAgtacctaaatatatgatactaaactagtgtaccgaaatgtcagtacctaaatatattataataaactagtgtaccgaaatgtccgtacctaaacatattatactaacATAGTGTACCCAAATGTTCGTatctaaatatattgtaatgaattagtagcacataagaaaatatgcaaaaacatgtGTATCGAAAAATCTTTACGAAAATATTTTCTCATATAAGATACTTACTataatgagaattaaaatttataatattttcataaaatttaattatgaaCACCATAAAATAACAAGTAAAAAAGAGAGACATTTAATATGCTGACATTAAATTGAGTCTATGTCACATCCTGGTTCGGgcctccaccacatcccgggctcgactctgccgtagcaagatattgtctgctttgggcctgaccacgccctcatggttttgtttctggaaactcacacgagaacttcccagtgggtcattactcatgggattgctctcgcgcgagctctcttaacttcgaagttccgatagaacccgaagccagtgagcttccaaaaagcctcgtgctagtgctaggtagagatgagaatatacatataaggcttacagaatccattcccctggacgatgtaggatgttacagTCTAGgaactaaaattaattttttaacttgtataagacatttttctaaACTTCATCTTATATAAGGATTAAAATCTAGTTTTCTAAAAAGTCTATATAGTACGTGCTAGTATATACATAGCTAAAGCTCCTTAAGCTGCTTGTTTGCATGGTGACGTACTGTTATGGTGGTGGCTACTGTGCCCATGGTGCCGGCAGAACCAAAAGGCTTGTGGCAAAACATGGACCCCATCTTTTGAAGGTGGGGCGTTGACTCAATCTTGCTGCAATGTGGGGTTATAGACCATTTGCAAAttggggggtgtattcaattgagattttgagagattttaattcttttaatgaatttaggggtaTTCACTcatgattttaagtgattccctgaaattcaaggtgtattcaattagaattttaagatagtttattaaaatcattAGAAATTCGAGTGTATTCAAgtaggattttaaagaaatttataacattctaggtgtattcaattagaaattgattttaaagaatttgagaaagttgaagaattagagggaatttgagagatttcgtagtgtattttaagtatccacaaatctcacatctcttCATGAGATTTCAAGgtaattgaatcaaaattttatatggaatctctacaaattaattaaactccataaaaatccatggatttataaatccattaaagtctctcaaattctcaattgaataaaGATGATGAGAGGCTACAGTTGACCGGCGAAATTAAGGGGGCTGTATttcattgagaatttgagagatttttatggatttataaaatcatggatttttatggagtttaattgatttgtagagattccatatcaaattttgattcaattccctcgaaatctcatgggaagaggtGGGATTTGTgaattgacacaccccaaccaagatcaaggcatgttggccatcacgtgagagtgacgtagccatgtgcacagtgagGAAGCAATATagataagaattatacgaataattaaaaaccaatttACTAGAGTACACTACTAAACAGAacgtgataggagttagttacaacagtaaacactcctaaaCAAAGCATAAAGtttaggtgcagtccagtaagacaagtactagttatacaataccagaaatgtcctactattatttaggtAGGTCAGAACTGCagacgtcctcaagccaccaacaacaagcttacttaaaacctccaggggcacaaaacagaaaacgtgagtgggcaaaaacaaatgtcttacaaaaccatttcatttatcaatatactaacccctcgctgtaaaaattgtataatttttcccaaaatcaagatataagcatatacataatatatatatctgaaatcataacaattcaattcatgcttcacataatcatattcatatgtatgccatgcaaaaatataacaaagtaaacaatccaggtaagaatgatttcatagaaatatgatatgttagccggaacccctatggtagtctgtacggctgaattcatagcttaaaagtcaatctagccggagtcactacaatgacctatatggcaatatactgcacataagtcggaaccattAAAAagaggtctatacgacaagattgggtgtaatacaattatgctcaattctattctctcataatagccgggtgATAAaccgctagtcacctacgagtcgaaaccataaataaggtctgtacgacaagactgtgcacttaagttggatccaatatgagcatatagtgcaggaggtgacgtaaataaacaggcatgtacttcacatctctggctaaatcacaatcaccctaggtgcagttttatgagctcaacgttattcaatcacatatcacatatcatcgatgattcacataatcaaacataacttacctgaacttacatgtgcctccccagcaccacatttatatatatatatgcaactatgaaatgcatattcataatatataagcatttggcatattatttcaaagcatactttccttaaaaatgcatttctgggaaatatatcaagtatataaatatatactgaaaacaaaagcccactcactggtatgtcaacgggtcgtaacccccgagtctccCATGGATACGCTCGCCCTCAGGATAAGT
Above is a window of Malus sylvestris chromosome 15, drMalSylv7.2, whole genome shotgun sequence DNA encoding:
- the LOC126605219 gene encoding uncharacterized protein LOC126605219, which produces MAMYIRVKRSKTTYFIQCEPTETSLDIKQKLHDLTDQPVNDQRVILVSTGEVLEDSKTLADQKVENDAVVALAFRKDDNEFEEVNIVRPDDFYQSRDADAGNW
- the LOC126605215 gene encoding uncharacterized protein LOC126605215 — its product is MKDFRPKTACRFSGNLPPYPKPKPTQWKGRDSPVSAPQRKSHVPPSLHLQALLKLKHKEVQGTSRTSTRAYGGCPSSASPSTRTPGRTFSASPMACSNRLPECSNFPVPSMLPTEALTVVLKSFDARKQVMC
- the LOC126602659 gene encoding non-specific lipid-transfer protein 1-like; this translates as MATPSGHLLLKLLVCTVLVLMVAALAPKAEEGTLVCDIIQVQETMWACRPYIFKRGELTKACCNGVKTVYRNVKTAVDRQAACECIIDLAPFNRTSETRIAGLPTKCGIPNNNCTI